The Coprobacillus cateniformis DNA window TATAATATTATAACTCATTTGTCTTAAAATGTTTTCCCAACATTTTAATTCATCTTCACTAATTCCTTGAAAAAGAATATCATTAAAACGTTTTTGTGCTTTTAAACCGGCTTCAATAATTGGTTGACTTGAAGTTAAAAGATAAAGATGATAACGACGTTTATCTTTTTGATCTTGAACTGTCTTTAGATAACCCTTTTGTATGAGCTTCTCAATTCCCATTGAAGCATGTGATTTGACCAGCCCTCTTTTTTCTACAATGTCTTTAGCACTATCAAACTCAGGATTATTATGTAAGAATAATAAAATATCAAGTTCACTGCGTGTTAAGTGATATGCTTGCATAACATCCATACAGAGATGGTCATATAAAGATTTCATACTATGAATCATTTTTAGTAAATCTGTCATATTGCCTCCATATTAGTTCTATTTTGAACTATTATAGTATAGATAGTTCAAAGAGTCAATGAAACAGTTCTACTTTTTTCATATATTCCTAAATTCTGCTTATTTCTTGATGTCATTTTTCTACATTTTTTATCATTGGAATACTCGGAGTTCATTGACTTTGAAGACCTTTTGCCTTATAATCACAGTAGGTGAATTCCTTCACCTGGAGAATGGAAAATAAACTAAATTTTCCTTTATCCTTGCAGTAATCATTTTATAAAATGAAAGGAGTAAAAAAATGATTTATACACATGAAGTAGAAGAAATGCAATGCGTAACACGTGGTGCTAGTCATGGGTGTGCTCCAATTCCTGAAGAAGGAAAATGGGTATATTCAAAAGAAATTAAAGATATTTCTGGATTAACACATGGTATTGGTTGGTGTGCTCCTCAACAAGGTGCATGTAAATTATCTTTAAACGTTAAAGAAGGAATTATCGAAGAAGCATTAATTGAAACAATCGGATGCTCTGGTATGACTCACTCTGCAGCTATGGCTTCAGAAGCATTAGTTGGTAAAACTTTATTAGAAGGTTTAAATACTGACTTAGTTTGTGATGCAATTAACACTGCAATGAGAGAATTATTCTTACAAATTGTTTACGGTCGTACTCAATCAGCTTTCTCTGAAGGTGGACTTCCTGTAGGTGCTGGTCTTGAAGATTTAGGTAAAGGATTAAGAAGTATGGTTGGTACATCTTATTCAACTCAATTAAAAGGTCCTAGATACTTGGAATTAACTGAAGGTTATGTAAACAGACTTGCTTTAGATAGCAACAATGAAATCATCGGTTATGAATTCATTAGTCTTGGAAGAATGATGGATATGATTAAAGCTGGAAAAGATGCAAATGAAGCTTTAAAAGAAGCTACTGGTACTTATGGTAGATTTGCTGAAGCTGCTAAATACATCGATCCAAGAAAGGATTAATGAGGAGGTACGAAAATGGCATTATTTGAAAGTTATGAGAGAAGAATTGATCAAATTAACGCTGCATTAGCTAAATATGATATCAAATCAATCGAAGAAGCTAAAGCAATTTGTGATGAAAAAGGTATTGATGTATATGATATCGTCAAATCAACACAACCAATCTGTTTTGAAAATGCTTGCTGGGCTTACACTGTAGGTGCTGCAATGGCAATCAAAAATGGAGATACAAAAGCAGTTGATGCTGCAAAAACTATTGGTGTAGGTTTACAATCATTTTGTATTCCTGGATCAGTTGCTGATGATCGTAAAGTAGGTTTAGGTCATGGGAACTTAGGATCTATGTTATTAGATGAAAACACTGAATGTTTCTGTTTCTTAGCTGGACATGAATCATTCGCTGCTGCTGAAGGAGCAATTAAAATTGCTGAAAAAGCAAATAAAGTAAGAACAAAACCATTAAGAGTTATCTTAAATGGTTTAGGAAAAGATGCTGCTAAAATCATCTCAAGAATTAACGGATTCACTTATGTAGAAACTGAATTTGATTATTTCACTGGTGAAGTTAAAGAAGTATCTAGAACAGCTTACTCTGATGGAGCGAGAGCAAAAGTAAACTGCTATGGTTCTGATGATGTTCGTGAAGGTGTTGCAATTATGCATAAAGAAGGTGTAGATGTTTCTATTACTGGTAACTCTACTAACCCTACTCGTTTCCAACATCCAGTAGCTGGTACTTATAAAAAAGAATGTATCGAACAAGGTAAAAAATATTTCTCTGTTGCTTCAGGTGGAGGAACAGGACGTACATTACATCCTGATAATATGGCAGCTGGACCTGCTTCTTATGGTATGACTGATACTATGGGACGTATGCACAGTGATGCACAATTTGCTGGTTCTTCATCAGTTCCTGCTCACGTAGAAATGATGGGATTAATCGGTATGGGTAATAACCCTATGGTTGGTGCAACTGTAGCTGTTGCAGTAGCGATTGAAGAAGCTTGTAAATAATTATATTTTTTTAAAGTTTAAACTACTTAAAATTATATGAGTAAATTAAAACTGTACACGTTATTTAGATAAATTCTATGATGATGTGTGCAGTTTTTTTGTACGCAAGAAAGGTACAATTATGAAGAAGTTAACAATGAAAAAAGAAACAAATTTAACATTTGAGGAAGGATGTGAAGAATACTTATTATATTGTAAAGCTAGGAACTTGCGTGATGGAACAATAAAACATTATAAAGAGAGTATGAAATCAATTTATAGGTTTATTGTGCCTAATATAATACCCCTATCTCATCTTTTAATCAAGAGACTATGGATAATTTTATTCTAGATATGAAAGAAACACTTCAAGTGAAAGACACAACAATTTTTACATATGCTAGAGCCCTAAA harbors:
- a CDS encoding MarR family winged helix-turn-helix transcriptional regulator; this encodes MTDLLKMIHSMKSLYDHLCMDVMQAYHLTRSELDILLFLHNNPEFDSAKDIVEKRGLVKSHASMGIEKLIQKGYLKTVQDQKDKRRYHLYLLTSSQPIIEAGLKAQKRFNDILFQGISEDELKCWENILRQMSYNIIDGKEEI
- a CDS encoding iron-sulfur cluster assembly scaffold protein translates to MIYTHEVEEMQCVTRGASHGCAPIPEEGKWVYSKEIKDISGLTHGIGWCAPQQGACKLSLNVKEGIIEEALIETIGCSGMTHSAAMASEALVGKTLLEGLNTDLVCDAINTAMRELFLQIVYGRTQSAFSEGGLPVGAGLEDLGKGLRSMVGTSYSTQLKGPRYLELTEGYVNRLALDSNNEIIGYEFISLGRMMDMIKAGKDANEALKEATGTYGRFAEAAKYIDPRKD
- a CDS encoding GGGtGRT protein; translation: MALFESYERRIDQINAALAKYDIKSIEEAKAICDEKGIDVYDIVKSTQPICFENACWAYTVGAAMAIKNGDTKAVDAAKTIGVGLQSFCIPGSVADDRKVGLGHGNLGSMLLDENTECFCFLAGHESFAAAEGAIKIAEKANKVRTKPLRVILNGLGKDAAKIISRINGFTYVETEFDYFTGEVKEVSRTAYSDGARAKVNCYGSDDVREGVAIMHKEGVDVSITGNSTNPTRFQHPVAGTYKKECIEQGKKYFSVASGGGTGRTLHPDNMAAGPASYGMTDTMGRMHSDAQFAGSSSVPAHVEMMGLIGMGNNPMVGATVAVAVAIEEACK